From the Bradysia coprophila strain Holo2 chromosome X unlocalized genomic scaffold, BU_Bcop_v1 contig_12, whole genome shotgun sequence genome, the window GTTAGATTCAGAAAAGCAGAGCAACACAACAGCGCGCATCGGAAGAGCAATGCATCAATAGTAAAGGTTTGATACTGGTCAGAGTCATGCCTTCCAAAATTTACTCACTCGTCTTGTCAAAGGCTTGGCCAAACTAAGTTCGAAGGTGGCATGAATTTTAGTCAGAGTCAAAGTTAGTTGCTTAGCTTAATAGTATGAATCATATAGTATGGACTAAAACTGTCATCACACAGGTCGAACCTGAGGTTGACCTGCTCATAGATTTATCATTTAATACCAACAGATACAATATCAAGCCTATAATTCGGTGTACAAATTATGCCACATTTCGAAGACTATAATCGAGTCTTTAACAATgcaattgacaaaattgtcaATCAACAAATCCCGCCAGAAATATTGGTTAACTTTCTTGAACGACAAGTGTATCGGCGTATTAAATATGTAccttcttttgttttacgtATCGCCAAAGTCTattaattgaaacgaaatcttgTACATCTATAGTTTtactaaatatttttctatgtAAGAAAACGCTATCCTGCGCTCATCGTTTATGTTTTTCGTTGCTATCGATGACAGATATCTAGTAGTTTCTAAACGATTGTTGCTCTGTTTAGCAATGAGAGGATcgtaaaaccaaaaatttcaaacacaaaattcGCTACCGATTTACTCTACGCCCTCTACACTAATGTTTTTATATATGATGAAGCACAGTTATGGAACTATTAGAAGGGTTAAACACATTTATCATTTGATACAAATTGAGTTTGAATTGAGTACATTCAATGTACAGATGCTGTAAGCTAAAAGAACTTAAGAAGCAATCTCAGTTGACGATCAGAGTAACATCTACGTTTAGGTCTTGTTACGTAACAAGCTCATACAAAACCAACACGTCTTATGATTCCGTATTGACACAATTTTCCAGTTGTAGAAAATGTCTCAAAACTTTTACGAGTGTGTAAAACATGCATTGGACGATATGCAAACAAAACGTAGTCTAGCGTTGGATCTTAGTTGCAAAAGTAATAGGATTCGTGGAAAAACATCCAGAGATTATTGTGCTTCTTACGAAGCAATTGCAATGTCGTTTTATGTGTGTCCCGGGTAAGTAATCATCACCATCACTGTGTATCATCTTCGAATTTTTGGTCAGATTGTTCTCCTTttcacaattaatttttgctcaaaaacagACGAAATTCAAGCATTGTCTTCATTTCATGGGAGTTTCTTCCAAAGTAACGTGcgaaaaattcgataaaattgaaagaaaaatcattaaagtcAGACACGTTGCGGTGGAATGAGACCGAGATCCCAATTTGTGTTTACTttggtgtgtttttttttaacccaTCACTTGAAACATAATGTTCAATTATTGCAGCTCgtcgattttttcttttatttctgttcaaagattgaaatgaacgaaaattttattttgtaggGAAGACTACAACAACAATCTTTTATCTTGGTTAAATTTGGATATGTTGTGCTTTTTCCAAACACAATATGGAATTTGAATATCGTCAATAAATGTCGTAAAATGTTTCGTTAAAATAACTGTGCCAAAACTTCttgtagaatattttttggagaaaataaatttttgttttttaaaatctgtGAATCTTAATGGATAATGTCGCATGCCGTATTTAGCTATCTGTAGTCAGtattgaaaattctaaaagtCAATCCTTACCCCTGGAAAAATCCAAAATCGCACACCCGTATCCCCTTATCCAATCCTTTGAGAATCGTCATATCCTCCTGTGACAgcgtaaaatcgaaaatatccaaattttgACGGAGTCTGGTTGGATTTGTACTTTTAGGGATCGCCGCCACTCCTCTTTCCAGAATccattttagtaaaatttgcGCCGGAGTTTTACCGAGACGATTTGCAATGCCGATTACATCGCTATTCTCTAGCAGATTGGGAATGGCGCGTCTGGAAAATAAGTGTTTttggattcaattttttacatttaagaCAAAGCACATTGGCTGTTTACTTATAGCATCTTCGCatcgtatttaaaaaaaaaaaaaaaaaacaaaatatgtaaattgAGGCTAGGTATTGGTCACACTCAGGTCATGGAAAAAAATTACTGAATTACTCGACAATAGTTAGAAGGTGATACTTCTAGAAATCGGTGTCTacgagaaaatatttccttgagttttcataattttcttggattttcttgaaaatctttttcgacaaattcgagaaaagtttgagaaaaccaagaaaaaaaggTGTCAGTGACCTCAAATCTATAAACAGAAATTTGAGCTATCAGGATGAACTGTACAACGGAATGCAACTGAAACCGACTTCAAGTCGGTGGCATGACTATTGTTGAGCTTCATCTATGGTGATTGAGTTATTTACCCATGACATGAATTTGACCTGTTCTGAGCCTTGGTGGAAATTGTTTGCTGTAAAGTTGATATTCGTCaactttttgggaaaaaaacattttcataaaatttaattgaaaaaatgttttagcaAAACGTACGCCCTGTCGAATGGTGCTActtgcaatgtttttttttataatttaaatttttgttaaaactgtGGTACTAAATGAATGTTTATCAGAAATGttgtaattcattttttaatgtttgaaataaaatgctctctctattttacgaaaaatgtGTTCATCATTTTGCTACAAAATACTTACTCATATCCGGCCATCTTATTCAGATCTTCAATGCCCTTCGAACCAAGTGGAGCGTAAGCGGTAACAACGATATTATTTTCCTtgcaaaaattgattaaatcgTGTTGTTGCAAATAAACGTGAACTTCAACTTGATTATTTGCTGGCTTTATCGTTGAATTGTCGATCAAacgttgaatttgttttttattgaaattggaCACACCAATGCTCTTGGTTAATCCGGCCTTGACCATTTCTtccattttctatataaacaaaattgaagcaAAATTCACCATGACTGATATCGTTAAATGGCTGAATTATTGTTACCTTCCACGTTTCAACATGATTCGTATCCAAATCGAGTACAATATCACCATTGGCGTGACGCTGAAAATCACCATCAGTTTCTGGCACTCCGAACGGAGTGTGTATTAAGTACATATCAACATACGACAACTGTAAATCATCCAGAGATTGccgcaaacatttttctacacAACTGGCTCGGTTACCtgtaaagttttgtttttgttaatggAATGTAAATACCGACGTGTGTTTGCACGTTGACTCAATTGGCTAAGTGAATATTTAATTACACTCCAGTTTCGTATCGAGATGGCACTTCGGTAGAGAAAGCCGAATAAAGATTTtaagtcaaataaatatttacctGGCGGTGGCAACTTTGTCGTTATGAACAGGTCTTCGCGCTTAACATTCGTAGAATCTAACCATTTCTTTAGTACGCGGCCAATCgctttttcattcaaataaacCGGTGCAGCATCGATGTGACGGTAACCAGCTTTTAGGGCTTCATCTAACGCAGCCTCCATTTCGTTATCTGGCGCCTACAATCAGACAAATTATTAGTTAAGTAAATATGATATAGCCtgctatatatatatagtatCAGACACAGTTTGGAAGCTATACGAACAACTTATTTTTGGAGGGCTAGGAGAACCCTAACGGCGATGGTGAGTCTAGTGTAGATATATCTGAGCCGAGCTGACAGACATTgtagaaaatcacaaaataaagtgaaattttgaaGATACAATTTGTATTAAATCTGTCTTGGCAGTATGGAAGTTGAGTggaaaactcaaaaatttgaatcacACAATTTATCACGTATATGCGTTCGTTTGATAGAGAATTTGATCATCTTCGTATTAATCGAAACGATTTTAATCGCTGAAACGCTTCAAATGCTATGCAAGACAGATCAAGATAGTAAAACCTACAAAGTATGTCTTATGAGTATGTTCTTATAACGGCTGGTACATAATTAGGATACTTAACGAATGTGTTAATTGATTCGATCTAAGTATATTCAACGAACTCACTcttgttttaacataaactTTGCTTAATGAGACGATGTTATGTAGTGAGTCACTAGTTGTGATCAATTGGTCCCAACCAAATATTAATAAATCCCATAGCGCATTGAGACTTACCCTCCAAGTACCAATGCCTAAAGCGGGCATGCGTAATCCATTATTAAGACTTAAGAACTTCTTACACGCCATAATTATTCACAAGAAAGCGTAACACAAAAACAAAGCGAAATTGATATCACGAGCCACGAATTACAACCAAAAACACACACCGAATTTGACTAAGAAAAGAATGGTGAAAAATATGAATATAATTTATCGTCGATATAGCCGGGTCAACAGGCAGTGAATAactgaataataaaaattctttttatgtCTAAATACAACATCGAtccgaaaaaatttcaagcaCGGCGATGACTAAATGCACTCTAAGGTGGTTTTAAAACCTTTTCGGTTTATGCTCAAActcgtttttcgtttttgatttCTAATTGCAAATATCACatgaaattctaaatttttatccGACAAATTGCTGAATGATATACCGGGACGGTAATTGATATTATATTGGGCTGACGAGTTCATAATAATAAGTCATACAAAATTAAGTTCAGATTTGGTGggtttgatttaatttattttttcttactGGCTTAACTAAGAATACATTTTACAGAATATGATCACATATAGAAATATGGATCTAGACTTTAATCTTCTAGAGATCTCTCGGAGTTTATTTCGTACTGTTGTtgcagaaaagaaaaatcccaGTGGGATAAAAATACGTTCTTTAATTCCTTACCCTGACCAATCTAAAGTAACCCCACACGGAcctaaaattgtctgtgaccCTTGCTGTGATCGAACCGAGATTGAGATTGAGGAGTTGAATGTATTAGCGTATACCACTCCAACACATTTTtagatttaatttaaagaatGGTCCTGGTCCCTGAAAAACATAACGAAATAGCAGAGAGATCAATCTAATTGATCAAACGTAGAATGCATTTTGAATTATGATATCAATATATTGTTTGTTGCTGCATGGAGAGAGTATTTACTGACCCTTGGTTTCTACtcctattttatcacataaattACACACTTCTCGCTCTAAACAACTTccctaaaatattcatttcagtttctactgAAACTTCTTCTGAAAATGTTGATTGGATAAACAAAATCGAGATCATACCTAGCCCAAATAATTAGCATTGCTATTTAAGGAAATCTCTTATGTGAATGTAAATGTGAATAAAAGCACTAAAATGCCTTAAATGCAACAATCCTCCTTCCTACTGGCTCCCGAATCTTTGCTACAACCCCTATACGTTCCgtgttttttgatttgttctgAATTACCTAACAAACtatagatttttcaataaaactttCTTTGTGGACCTATACACTACCtcacgaaatttttcgttaaacttttcaactttctGTTAGTAATTAGAAGGGAAAGTATTGTCAcgattaagaaaattttgaaaggatATAGTGATTGGAatgattttgttcaaatagtGTGTGTGACGACGagtaacaaattttctttatttctttgTAGAGAAAAAGTTTGGAAACTTGTCCGAAAATCTCGGCAAGTACTTTATTTGCGTACGTAAAATGGTTTTCAAAATATGAATCAATTACTAGGTGTTACTGtgaatttctataaaatttcTTATTGTCGTTAATCTCGAACGACTACACTAATTAGTGAGCTAGAAAATCTACAAGAGAAAGTCGAaacaatttgtaattaaattacaGAGAATTTCAGCTAATTATATTACAAAGCTGTATGAATCGAGAAACGAAATTATTCCGGATAATAATTTAGAACGAGATAGATTTCACCATAACTACATTACAAAAacacaatttgttttaatcaAAAAGGGTCCGCCTTTCGATATTATATTACCCAAAAGAGTGCCGCTCCTAAAACCCTGTACCGCGCGGTGCAATGAAAAGATCATTcaataaaaccaaaatcaGTTTCCATTTAACAATGAACCGAtactttttttcaacaacatctTCCTTTTCTCTCCCTAATCTATtttattcttttatttttcacaaaaacagCCACTGTTCATTTTGCTATgaatatcaaaacaaaaaacaccttCCGGATTATCCAGTCTCATGCTGCGTTTATTTACATCCAAATAATCAGCGAAGTATTAAAAAGGTAACTCAATACTTTTCGAATTGTTTGGGATGGAAATGAACCGACAATTTTTTATACGTTGTGAATAAATGGCCTGGTTAATTAATTGCCAAGCttgcaacaaaatataaacGGGCTAGTGCAATGACACAAGTTCGGCATAATCATGAGACGTCGTAGTcatgaacaatattttcatcaagaAATTCGTCCATCAAATACgtatgaaaatcaattttcttcgaCGTTCAAAACGAAATGATTGGCATAAAAATGCGGagatttgtttacaaaattttgttgcaaCGAAAACACAGATAATCTTTTTAAACTTTCAATGCTGCACTGTTTGTTTGAACAATCACTTTTATGACCAATAATCCCTATTGAAGCATATTCATATAAGTTGTTTGTTGTGGAAAAATAGACAACATACCAAACCGATTATGCCGATTATGCATATTATCGGATTTtggtttaaaaattcaaatgtttaaGTGTCATTATGGTATTCTGCATTGTTGTCGGGCAGGAAAaccgtattttttgtgtgtgtacgaatattgaacaatatttaaatattgtgGATGCAGCAAATGGTTCACTGGAAAGTACAAAAGCATCGATACCACTATGAATGGCATGTCCTTTATTAGAATTATATCAAATCGTAGTACAGATAATTCATCACTCCGACTGAGAACTTGGTAGAAAAAATTATGCCAATCGCTGTATCTCAAAAGAGAATTGGATTGGAAGAACTGTTTAACTAAGTACtgtgttaaaaataaaaattgtagacttgaagtagtagattcagcatctacattttgaaaatgctTACGACAACAGAGGTTCGGAAAATGTAAAGTATATGTCAATAACGTATGCGTAGGCGTAGCAAaaagatgatttttatgttcaaatgATTGGTTTTCagaacaattttgtttatcaGGGTACAgccatttgcaattttttctcTTGAGTGTGGACAACTCCATTTTTTCCTACTACAACTTTCTGTAAGACTTTAAGGTGCAACGATATTTCTTCCTCGCTACTTTACAAGCGACCGACATAATCTGACAACAACGACAGCGTGACAACTGTAAGATTGACAATTATgattaaaacttttattcattttgctcaAAGCACTACCTCATGAttaataaatcttttactaTGCTgctgcatgtaataaggctattacatgtataggcaatagcttttacatcactcgcatagtaaaacgttatactacacacgggaaataaagtgatatctcgtatcatgatgagtaaaagtacctcgggctaccgccctcggatactttttctcatctggatacgagatatcactttacttcccttgcatagtaatgtactattacttcaACTGTTCCTTTAAAAGAAAACTACATTGAAGCTCATCTCCTACTTTTCGTTGTATCGTTGAATATCCGTATCTAAAGCATGGGTTTACTTCTGATAACAATACGGATGAAAAAAAGTGTTCCACTTAAAATGTCCTTATTTGACAATAATGTGCagtgatatttttcttctttttcaaatgaaaatcaggaaatacaaatttcataaaataatctTCCTATATCGCATCATCAATCAATTTAAGATAATGTGCAATACATACCGTTTTCATCATATTGTGCGTTTTTTATGGATGTATGAAATGCAACTGCagttttttttggcaaatGTTTTAGTTCTCTCAAACTCTTATTTTGCTATTCGTCCGATTTACTGTGCACAAATTGTGCTGATATAATCTTTGGAGACAGCACTTGAAATATTTAACCACATTTTGTGTTCGGTATACTATAAATGCAGTATTATGTGATTGTTATCGTCAAATTATAGTTCATTTGAAAGAGGATTACAATTCGTCCTGAATGTAATTTGTGCAATGAGTTGGTTTaattttaagaaagaaaaaaaagttttcatttgtGTCGCGTCAATACAAATTTGTGTGCCTTGTGATAACACTTAATAtgaatttcaccaaaaaatttaattttaagtcTCATCCTATTGTCAGTTTAAATTATTCGAATGCTtctcatttaattaaattttgacacAATTTTCAGGGACTATTCTTAAACACTTTAATAAAGTTTGATTTTGAGACATTTTTAAGAAACTTGTTTTctagaaattttgagaaatcttttCTATTCCtttattcaaacaatttcTCTGTCAATTTTATGTACTGTGTGTTTGCTATTTTACGCGTTAATATTTAATGCGTTTAGGGTCTTATATGGCAAGTATATACTAGGCTTGACGAATCCCATGAACCTGATATCTTATTGTCTTTCTgaagattttcgaaaattgcaGCGGCAAAAGCTTTATTTTagtgaaaagtaaaacttgtACTAAAACACTGCTGTCATCTAGTCATTTGCTATAATGAGTCAACTAATTACGTTAGCTTCGACTTGTGTGATTTTAAACTTAAACTGATACACAGAGGtgtaataaagaaaatttcattgttgttcCACAATAGAAAACATAGCTGTgactttgacaattttatttcgttgcTTCATGtccaaaaatattccaaaaatgcatggttgttgtcgataacatatcACCGTCCATACCAATCATCATGTTACGGCCGGCTATcacctgttatcgacaaaaGGCTTCAGGAATAAAAGACATACCCTGACTGATGCGATCTTATCTAGCAAAAAGTATATtaacaaaatgaagtaaacggtttgaaataaattttgtgaaaataactaagataaatgaagtaatagatccgagaTCTGATAGTAAAACTGCTGATATGTTTACcatctgtgaaaggttaaacaTCTCTTTTTCCTTTCGCTATATATAAACTTCGTCCATATTGGGAAGTTTTCCTGTACCGACAATGGGACAGGGAAGTTTTTTTCGATCGTTTCCCGGGAAGCAAACATTATGTACAACAGGGTCAAAATAATAGCCGATTACAAAGTCATCCATATTTATTACCGGGCTTAGATTGAACAGGAAAGTTGTGCGTAAAACTGATCATCATTATATGCTTCAGAAAGTaaacatgaaatgtttttaatgcTAAAAGGAGTCTTTCGCTTATACGATTTTGCTAATCAGATAAATGAAACATGATCCTAACCAGATAAACTACTAAAGTTGAAGTTATATTGTACTATAATTTTCCCATTAGAGAAATAATTGCTCTAACCATGCTATTATAtgcatataataataataatatgaaTATAATGCAGAGAgggtacatatatatataaatacggATATCGAATGAAGTGTTTTTATGTTAGCAAACAATTGTTATTGAAATAGATACTTTTTATATTGTGGTATGGAGATgaatattttgtgattttttttattcttcgtTTTGTTCAAATACTTGTAACAATATGTCGGTTTTTCGTCGGTTAAAATAAGGGTAGGTATTACAGATCGACGTACGATATGGCAAACAATTGAATTAccgaaaacataaacatatAACAGATACACAACAAATTGCGGGCTACC encodes:
- the LOC119067229 gene encoding aldo-keto reductase family 1 member B1 — protein: MACKKFLSLNNGLRMPALGIGTWRAPDNEMEAALDEALKAGYRHIDAAPVYLNEKAIGRVLKKWLDSTNVKREDLFITTKLPPPGNRASCVEKCLRQSLDDLQLSYVDMYLIHTPFGVPETDGDFQRHANGDIVLDLDTNHVETWKKMEEMVKAGLTKSIGVSNFNKKQIQRLIDNSTIKPANNQVEVHVYLQQHDLINFCKENNIVVTAYAPLGSKGIEDLNKMAGYERAIPNLLENSDVIGIANRLGKTPAQILLKWILERGVAAIPKSTNPTRLRQNLDIFDFTLSQEDMTILKGLDKGIRVCDFGFFQGMTQHPEFPW